The window GCCGTCGGCCCGCCCCGGCCGTCCTCCGCGCGCGCCGCGTGCCACAGCGCCTCCTCGGCCAGCCCCCAGCCGCCGCCCCAGTCCCCGGAGATCCGGCCGATCGCCGGGAAGCGGGCCGTGCGGCCGTCGGGGCGCATACCGACGCAGTTGATGCCGGCGCCGCAGACGACCGCGACCCCGCGGGGCTCGGACACACCGGCCCGCAGGATCGCGAAGGTGTCGTTGCGGACCTCCACCGCCGGCCCCCACGCGCGTGCCCGGAGGGCGGTCGCCAGCTGCTCCTCCTCGACCGGCAGGTCGGCGTTGGCCAGGCAGGCGGAGACGTGGTCGACGGACGTCACGCCCGCGTCGGCGAACGCCCGGGCCACCGGTTCGGCCAGCGCGTCCAGCGCGGCCGCCACACCGACCACGGGCGGACGGAAGCCGCCGCCGCGTGCCGTGGCCAGCACCTCTCCGGCGGCGGTGACCACGGCCACGTCGGTCTTGCTGTTGCCCGCGTCGACGGCGAGGACGCGCGCGGTCTCAGGTGCGGTCAGGCCCACGCCAGGTGCTCCCGGTTGTGTGCGATCAGCTGGTCGGTGAGGGTCTCGGCGTACGCGTACTGGCCGATCAGCGGATGGGCGAGGAGGGCGCGGAAGACCCGGTCCCGGCCGCCGCGCACCGCGGCCTCCAGGGCGAGGTCCTCGTAGGCGGTCACGTTCGCGACGAGGCCCGAGAACAGCGGGTCGAGGTCGGGCACCGGCAGCGGCGCGGGGCCCGACGGGCCGA of the Streptomyces sp. 1222.5 genome contains:
- a CDS encoding N-acetylglucosamine kinase, whose translation is MGLTAPETARVLAVDAGNSKTDVAVVTAAGEVLATARGGGFRPPVVGVAAALDALAEPVARAFADAGVTSVDHVSACLANADLPVEEEQLATALRARAWGPAVEVRNDTFAILRAGVSEPRGVAVVCGAGINCVGMRPDGRTARFPAIGRISGDWGGGWGLAEEALWHAARAEDGRGGPTALSRTLPAHFGLPSMHALIEALHLEHIGHDRRHELAPVLFATAAEGDGRARAIVTRLAEEVTVMATVALTRLGLLEEETPVLLGGGVLTAGHAQLDDTVRELLAARAPKADVRVVTASPVLGAVLLGLDRLGAGVEAQERARGHWETGHP